A portion of the Pseudomonas koreensis genome contains these proteins:
- a CDS encoding DUF6124 family protein, whose amino-acid sequence MDKLIPDPPPSPTTPLEDAMRADDLVKNREAIKRALDFYLCPEPAKPHPPSTLFMVVPNVDTESLLAHACESLASASAMASNFAGELSGFQRSTALAIQQIVMLAELAVNRALDRVDPQT is encoded by the coding sequence ATGGACAAACTGATCCCAGACCCACCCCCATCCCCCACCACCCCGCTCGAAGACGCCATGCGCGCCGACGATCTTGTGAAAAACCGCGAAGCGATAAAACGCGCGCTGGATTTCTATCTCTGCCCCGAACCCGCAAAGCCGCACCCGCCCAGCACGCTGTTCATGGTGGTGCCCAATGTCGATACCGAAAGCCTGTTGGCGCATGCCTGTGAGTCGCTGGCGTCAGCGAGTGCCATGGCCAGTAATTTCGCTGGCGAGTTGAGCGGATTCCAGCGCAGCACGGCGTTGGCGATTCAGCAGATTGTCATGCTGGCCGAGCTGGCCGTGAATCGG